Genomic DNA from Vanrija pseudolonga chromosome 3, complete sequence:
ACATCCTTctggtcgcgctcgagccagTCGGACGCGGCCTGGATAGTGTCGTACACCTGGGCAACCGACAGGCGGAAGCGGCGGACGTCTACGAGTGTCAACTTGCGCGGCCAGATCCGCGGGTACCCGACACCACCCACCCTTGTCCTTGAAGAAGGCCTTGACCTtctcgaggtcctccttgCTCGACAGCGAGTTGAGAGAGCCCTTGATGAGGTACGAGATACCGAACGAGTCCGAGTAGCGCTTGTTGAGCTGCAAGTGTTAGCACATCCGTTTTTTTTTCACTTATGGCGCCACTACTCACAGCGTCGTAGTTGTCGAAGAAGTAGTCGgcaacgcggcggcgagcggcgcggttgccgccaaggccgtAGAAGAAGATGTACAGGTCCTGGTCCTTGACAGATCCGTCCGTGAGCATGGCAAAGGTGCGGTCCAGCAGCTTGGCGTCACGGGCAGCGGCAAGCGCGTACATGGCGTCGACCTTGGAGCTGGGGTTGGGGGGCTTGTTGTACACCTCGAGGATCTTGTTGTACTCGGCCTCGCCACCGTGGCGGACGGCGTTGGAGAAGATGGAGCGCTGGAGGTCGGGGGGGATACGCGAGTCGTCGTTGTTCGAGAGGAAGGGCTGGAAgcgcgccttgagctcggcgaggacctcggggtcctcggcgacggcaaccGTCGAAACAGCGAGCTCACGGAGCTCCTTGACGTCGGGAGCGTCTCCAGGGCGGTCCTCGTAGCCGAGGCGCTCAATGACGGGGCGGAAGATCTTGATGCGGGCAGCGCTGATGGCGTTGCGCACCTCCTCGGGCTGCTCCCACCAGACAccggcgagcttgccgaacgcaccgccgacctgggcgaggGGAAGGAACTCGGTGTCGGTCTCACCAACACCAAGGGCGACAGTgagcgagcccgaggtctTGCCGTAgccggcacgggcgagggTGGTGGCGTCCGAAACGAGACCGACACGGTCCGAGACGGAGAACTTCTGggcgtccttgccgagcttggcaAGGCGCTCAGGAGTGTACTTGACGCGGTAGACACCAATGGTCTCGGCGTTGAGCTTGAACGTGTccgagccgccgagcttgtAGGTGGCGGAGCGCTCGTTGAGCACAGCCTTGTGGTCGATCTCCTCGGTGGCGCCGTTGATCGTCTTGACCTCGAGAGGGACGTACCAGATggtctcgtcctcctcgggcttgacgTCGCCGGTAGAGAGGAAACGGTTCTGGGTCACCTTGATGGTGCCGTCTCCGGGCTCCTCGACAGTGATGACGGGGAAACCAATCTTGAGAGTCCAGTTGGCCATGATcttggcgacgtcgaggcccgACGCCTCCGCGATACCCTCCCAGAGgtccttggtctcggcgtTTCCGTAGACGTGCTTCTTGAGGTAGATGGACACACCCTTGAGGAACTTCTCCTCGCCAACAACGCCGGAAAGCATGCGGAGGACCGAGGCGCCCTTCGAGTACGAGATCGAGTCGAAGATCTGGTTAATCTGGTTGGCGTCGGGgcagtcgacctcgatggGGTGCGACGAGCGCTGCgagtcgagggcgagggcgttggCAAGGTGGACGTTGAGGAACTCCTGGCGGACCTTCCACTCGGGCCAGATGCGGTCGGGgatgacgagctcgcccatGAGCGTGGCGAACGCCTCGTTGAGCCAGAGGTTGTCCCACCACTTCATGGTGACAATGTCGCCGAACCACATgtgggcgagctcgtggcaCTGAACGGTGGCCACACGCTTCTTGGCGGCAAGCGACGACTTCTCGGGGTCGTAGAGGTAGGCAGTGGTACGGCCAGTGATGAGACCCCAGTTCTCCATGGCACCGGCGTCAAAGTCATGGGCGACGAGAGTGTCGAGCTTGGGCAGGGGGTAGGCAATGTCGAAGATCTCCTCGTACACGGGGAGCGCCCACTTCTTGATGTCGAGGCCGAACTGGGCCTGCTTGATCTGGTTGGGCGTGGCGTAGATCTTGAGGGGGACAGTCTTGCCGGTGAGGAGCGAGTGGTGCTCGCTCTCGAGGCTGGCAAACTCACCGCAAGCGAAGGCGACGAGGTAGGTCGAGACAAGGGGGGTGTTCTCGAACTTGGTGATGTTCCAGttgcccgagccggcggcagcctcAGTCTTGCCCTCAGTCTTACCCTCCGTCTTGCCCTCAGTCTTGCCCTCGGTCTTTCCCTCAGTCTTGCCCTCGGTCTTGCCCTCAGTCTTGCCAGAGGCGTACGACTTGGTgaggagcgagccgagctcgTAGCCCTCAGCAAGGACCTGGTCGATCGAAGCGTTCGAGGCCGGCTTCCAAGGCTTGACCGACACGGAAGGCATGTTGGCGAGCACAGTCTCGTGGTCGCGGGCGATCATGGTGATGGCGAACTGCGACTTGAGCAAGGGCTCGTCCCAGGACGGGaacgcgcggcgggcagcggtAGGCTCGAACTGGGTAAGCGCGTAGCTGTGGTATTAGCACCTGCCGGTCTACCTCCCCCTCATCCTCCATACTCACATAGGACGCTTGCCagtggcctcgtcgaggtcgccgtccGACTTGTAGTAGCCGACCATGTtggtgccgagctcggcctcccaGCGGAGGAAGAGCTTGACCTTGGTGCCGGCCttgaggccgccgccgggaAGGCTCGAGACATCAATCTTGCCGCGCTCCTGGTCCTTGTCAACCGTGAGCGCCGAGATGGGGATCTGGACCGCAGCGGTGGTCTTGAGCTCGGTGGTCTGGAGGGCAATGTGGGTGATGTTCAACGAGGGGTGGAGGTTGAACACGACCTTGGCCGTGTTGTTGAGGACGTCGAGCGAGATAAGACCCTCGCCGGCAAAGCTGGGAGGCGACGAGTGGAGGTCGGTCTTGAACGCGAGGTCATACTGGCGGGGGTAGACGTCGGTGGGGAGACGGTACTCGTCGGGCTtggcggacgaggcggaagCACCGCCGGACACGGAGGCGGACATTGCGTCGGTGGATAAGGCGGAGAGCGAAGCGCAGAAGCAGGCCGTGCGGtgcggctggcggtgggCAGAGAGTCTCGGGCCGGGCCGAggggtggtgctggtggtgctaGTTGTCTGTCGCCGGGTCAGTGATGGAACGGGATGGAGTCGGCTTACAAGGGAGCGGAgtgctgtcgctgctgctgctgctggacgcGTGCGTGTGATGATCCTCGATGTGTGGATTGGCCAGAGGCGAAGTGAGGATGATAGCATGAGAATGCGCCAGAGGGAGAGATGTGGTGGGACTTGCGTGTCGATTGCcgttgctggctggctggctggttgctGGGCTGCAAAGTGTCAGCGTCAGCCGTCAGCCAGTCGTGTCGTCACATGGGCACAACCTCGCACGCCAGCAACAGTCGGGCGGCCCGAGGCACCACTGCACCACTCGACGGCTGCACCACGCGTGCACCTCCTTCTTCGCCCCTAGTCGCCATGCGTCACCATCAATTACCCTGCCTACTACAACATCCTAATTCGCTGCGACTATTCTCGTCGCCGTAAAATGCCCACAAAAGCT
This window encodes:
- the APE2 gene encoding Aminopeptidase 2, mitochondrial codes for the protein MLSSSLRLWPIHTSRIITRTRPAAAAATALRSLTTSTTSTTPRPGPRLSAHRQPHRTACFCASLSALSTDAMSASVSGGASASSAKPDEYRLPTDVYPRQYDLAFKTDLHSSPPSFAGEGLISLDVLNNTAKVVFNLHPSLNITHIALQTTELKTTAAVQIPISALTVDKDQERGKIDVSSLPGGGLKAGTKVKLFLRWEAELGTNMVGYYKSDGDLDEATGKRPIYALTQFEPTAARRAFPSWDEPLLKSQFAITMIARDHETVLANMPSVSVKPWKPASNASIDQVLAEGYELGSLLTKSYASGKTEGKTEGKTEGKTEGKTEGKTEGKTEGKTEAAAGSGNWNITKFENTPLVSTYLVAFACGEFASLESEHHSLLTGKTVPLKIYATPNQIKQAQFGLDIKKWALPVYEEIFDIAYPLPKLDTLVAHDFDAGAMENWGLITGRTTAYLYDPEKSSLAAKKRVATVQCHELAHMWFGDIVTMKWWDNLWLNEAFATLMGELVIPDRIWPEWKVRQEFLNVHLANALALDSQRSSHPIEVDCPDANQINQIFDSISYSKGASVLRMLSGVVGEEKFLKGVSIYLKKHVYGNAETKDLWEGIAEASGLDVAKIMANWTLKIGFPVITVEEPGDGTIKVTQNRFLSTGDVKPEEDETIWYVPLEVKTINGATEEIDHKAVLNERSATYKLGGSDTFKLNAETIGVYRVKYTPERLAKLGKDAQKFSVSDRVGLVSDATTLARAGYGKTSGSLTVALGVGETDTEFLPLAQVGGAFGKLAGVWWEQPEEVRNAISAARIKIFRPVIERLGYEDRPGDAPDVKELRELAVSTVAVAEDPEVLAELKARFQPFLSNNDDSRIPPDLQRSIFSNAVRHGGEAEYNKILEVYNKPPNPSSKVDAMYALAAARDAKLLDRTFAMLTDGSVKDQDLYIFFYGLGGNRAARRRVADYFFDNYDALNKRYSDSFGISYLIKGSLNSLSSKEDLEKVKAFFKDKDVRRFRLSVAQVYDTIQAASDWLERDQKDVEQWLKENKFL